One window from the genome of Paramisgurnus dabryanus chromosome 20, PD_genome_1.1, whole genome shotgun sequence encodes:
- the arg2 gene encoding arginase-2, mitochondrial: MALRVPLSRLLRSTLSSCQQNRSHSVAILGAPFSKGQKRRGVEHGPKAIRDAGLVERLSNLDYPVHDFGDLNFQHLEKDEPFMRVPNPRTVGRASKLLSGGVSSAVGAGHTCVMLGGDHSLAIGSVEGHAQQCPDLCLIWVDAHADVNTPLTSPSGNLHGQSVAFLLKELQDKMPEVPGFSWMKPFLAARDLVYIGLRDVDPGEHIILKTLGIQYFSMRDIDRMGIQRVMEVTLDHLLSRKQRAVHLSFDIDAFDPTLAPATGTPVNGGLTYREGIYITEEVHNTGLLSVMDLVEVNPTLGATPEAVEATASLAVDVIASALGQTREGAHVAFQKIPEPKQDTELRL, encoded by the exons ATGGCATTGAGAGTGCCACTGTCCAGGTTATTGAGATCTACCCTAAGTTCCTGTCAGCAGAACCGATCGCATTCTGTTGCGATTTTGGGAGCTCCTTTTTCCAAAGGACAG AAAAGGAGAGGGGTGGAGCATGGACCCAAAGCCATCCGGGATGCTGGTTTGGTGGAAAGACTTTCTAATCTTG ATTACCCTGTGCATGATTTTGGAGACCTGAACTTCCAGCACCTGGAAAAGGATGAGCCCTTTATGCGCGTCCCAAACCCACGGACAGTCGGGCGAGCCAGTAAGCTTCTGTCAGGAGGTGTGAGCAGTGCTGTGGGTGCAGGACACACCTGCGTCATGCTTGGTGGAGACCACAG CTTAGCGATTGGTTCAGTGGAAGGCCACGCCCAGCAGTGTCCTGATCTGTGTCTGATCTGGGTTGATGCTCATGCAGATGTCAACACACCTCTGACTTCACCTTCTGGAAACCTTCACGGCCAGTCTGTTGCATTCTTACTTAAAGAGCTGCAAGACAAG ATGCCAGAGGTTCCTGGATTTTCTTGGATGAAGCCTTTTCTGGCTGCCAGAGATCTGGTCTACATCGGACTCAGAGATGTTGATCCGGGCGAGCA TATAATTCTGAAGACCCTTGGAATTCAGTACTTCTCCATGCGTGATATTGACAGAATGGGCATTCAAAGGGTAATGGAGGTCACGCTGGATCACCTTCTGTCAAG gAAGCAGAGGGCTGTTCACCTGAGCTTTGACATTGATGCGTTTGACCCAACTCTGGCTCCTGCTACTGGAACTCCTGTTAACGGTGGACTGACCTATAGAGAAGGCATTTACATCACAGAGGAGGTCCACAACACAG GTTTACTTTCTGTGATGGACCTGGTTGAAGTGAACCCCACACTAGGAGCAACACCCGAGGCAGTTGAAGCCACAGCTAGCCTAGCCGTTGACGTCATTGCATCCGCTCTCGGACAGACGCGCGAGGGAGCACATGTCGCCTTCCAGAAAATCCCAGAACCAAAACAGGACACTGAACTACGGCTGTAG